The nucleotide window GCGATTGATAGTCTGACCCAGTTGTAAACACTTAGCGTATGAATGACCGGATTGCCCACCAATGAGAATGAGTTGCGTTTAAGTAAGCCGATACAAAATTTCTGTATAAAAGGCCAACTACGCGCAATGttgtaaacatattttcagGATTTTGCAAACAAATATTAGCTGAAGTAAGATGATTTCTAGGATCCGCCACGAGTCTGGATATTCCACAGGTGAATTTTCGGTTCGAGCGTGGGCTTGCATTTCGGTCTATTGGTATCCATTTGGGAAGGTGAACTTTATTTACTGCTTTGATTATAATTATGAAAGGAATATTCTTTTTGTATTATAGATGATTCTGAAAGTGGGAGTGATTTCAGTCTGACTGATTGCTTGGAAGACGAACTCAAAAGCACTCAGGTAAATTGATATAACGTAAAGCATGGTTTTGTTTGTACACAAAGTCACGTGGTAATGTTTCTTCCggttaaaatgaaaattgtagTGTACAAACGCTATGTTATTGCagggatcaaaattttttaAGTGTGGATTCGACATCATAGAAAAAGTGAAAATTCTTAGAATAGAATTTTTACGTTCATGTGGAAGATATAAAAAAAGTCAAGTTTGTGTTTCATAAGTACATTATATAATCCTTTTTACATATTTAACGCTACATTTTACAACCATGTTTtgtaagttttgaaatttgtattacacAGCCAGACTTTGGAATACTGTTTGATGTAGACGGTGTGTTAGCACGCGGTTCAAACCCTCTGGACCCTGCCGTGAAAGCCTTAAAACTTCTGCAGGATGAAGAAGGCAACCTTAAGGTGCCCGTGGCATTCGTCACCAATGCTTGCAACAGGAGTGAAGACAAAGCCAAACAGATCGGCAAATGGTTCAACATGCAGGTAAGCATGCCACACAGAGCAAAACTAATGTCACATTAACTTTTTCTGAGACACAGATTGAATATTGGAGTCTACATTGTACGAATTGAGATTAAGAATGTGTAAACACAGCAAGATGAACCTAATTcaataatcaccgacttttcaAGGTTTCACCGGATGCAGTTATTCATGCCCCAACTCCCGCCAGACTTCTGACGGAGTTCCACAATAAGCACGTGCTGGTTATCGGACAAGAACATCGCAGAGACATCGCATTAGAGTATCCTTTTATACTGCTAACATAAATCTAAATTTGTTGGGTAGTtagttgttacatgtatatgatgagtttgttttaattaatcgTTGTACTTTCCTTAACGGAGACAGTATTGGTTTTAAAAACGTGTGCACGCTTGAAGATATACAGAGAGCTTACCCTTTCCTGGATATGGTGGACCACGACAACAGAAAACGTGTGGTAGGAAACATCACCTCGAATTTAAACTTTACATGATTGATGCCTTTAGAGAAGAACTTTCCGTTTTGTGCATTGCACTTCAAGTTTGTATTATCGATAATTGTAGGCAAGTGGGACATACAAAGACGATTCGTCTTTCCCAAGAGTGGAGGCCATCTTAATGATTGGAGAGCCCAAACTGTGGGAATCCAATCTCCAGCTGCTGATTGACCTCTTGCTGACGGAGGGAAAACCTACCAGGGCACCATCTTCCATCATGACCGTCAAACAGCTTCCAATCATCGCCTGCAATATGGATCTGGTTTTTATGGACCGTGCATGTATGCCGAGGTTTGGTCACGGGTCATTCCTTCTTTGCCTGGAAAGTTTGTATAAGGTAAAATTCAAATGCAAAAACTTAAAAAAAGGAAATTGGCGCCAAATACTTTTTTTCGGATTTGATATAAATCATCCTTTTTTATTGcttctgaaataaaatatttgtttaatgtaGAAAATTACGGGTCGTGAGTTGGAATACACTGCGCTAATAGGGAAACCGTGTGAAATCACCTACAGATATGCGGAACACTGCCTCGCTGATGTCGCTAAGAAGATAGGGATTCAAAATCCTATAAGGAAACTGTACTTTATTGGGTAAGATTTCATATCGCGGTACTTCAGATCAGCATACCGTAATCTATTTCGTACTATCATAAATtacttttttgaaattgaaattgttGATTTGGTCATGTACACTTGTTGTTTAGAGTGGTCACGTATTGATTAAAACTAATGGTCGTGTTTCAGTGATAACCCTTCCGTGGATATTGTGGGGGCGAATTTGTATCACCGTTTTTTACGGAGACAGTCGGAAAGTATCGACAATGAGGAAAATTACTATCTCCCTCGCTGCAGGTCCATTCCAAACAATAGTGCTCTCTACCAACAGACGGTACAAGCCATGGAAAGTCTGCTGGTGGGTACCGGGGTTTATAAGCCGGAAGAGGAGGATTCATCTGATGATGATGTAGACATCTATCATGGACACCGTGACATTGAAAATGAGCCAGAACTTGCTAAACCCTCCAAATTTGTTAAAGACGTTTACCATGGAATTCAATATATActggaaaaagaaaatttctctATGAAAACTTAAGCAGTGCAAAGGGAGACCGTGATCTGAATGGATGTCTGTGCAAAGGCGTGAAAGTGGAAGTAGggcagatgtatattttcgcccttaatttatttacattgtattgttTTCTACTTTTCTATTCATGGAGACAAACGTGTCtttaaattatttaaatgtatctagatatttatttttcacgTATTGTTATGCTATTGAGAACCATGTTCAGTTTTTGTGTATAGGGTAAAACGTGTACGATATAAATCAAGCGGGTAGATTGTAGCATGTAAATACTGctcatttatatttcataatattttacttcagaGTATCTTCGATTAACTGTTAtacattgaaaatgttttgCATTTGTTTTAAAGTGGACTTCCAGAACCAATGCAACCAAtgcatttgtatttttcattgcTATATTCGTATAACTCTCATTTTACTCAGTACAGGAACATACAAAATGTGTTGATCTCAATCTATGGCCTGTATCATTGTGTAGTTCATTTATGTGTGATTGTtcatgtattgaaaataaatgaaatgtagaCATACCAATCTTATTTTTATCAGTTAATGTAAGCAGTGATGTGATAGAGTTAATGGCGGCCCTAGGCACAGAAATTGGTTAGGGATGGAaaggatacatgtatttaatttcagTGATGTAAGAGTTTGATAGATTAAGATATGTAGACTGAATTAGTGTTAGGAACGGTGACTGAAATTTCTCGAACAGGAACAATTCTATTTTGCTTAACGTACAAAATTGGAagactcgagaatttttcattgccgattaagggctgcaaaatttaggtctatgctcggcgcttacggcctttctttatcgtgccacacctgctgtgacatggcgCCTTGGAttatgcggtctcatccgaaggatcgccccatagtaaactcgggtgacctattgcaattagttgtcgtgcgttaacaattgaacatttttaacttcttgataactactatgaagcatctttgggacgacaagggggacataaattgtaaatttcaggactcctggggccctaagggcggggcaaaaactgcccaaaattgaccaattttgaaaaatcttcttttctagaaccgcacatgtgtaagaaaaactaaatgtatagtgatgtaaagcaggacgacctctaccaaaattgtaaatttcatgatccccggggtagaggttttgaccccagggcagcGCCAatcttagtatatagtgttgatgtgttaaaaaaaaccttaaataacatcttctttagtgctattgatactaaattgaaactaaatggatatttagaaggagtaggtagtccattaccaaaattgtaaattgcatgatcttaggggtaagggtttggtttcagggttgTGTCAAAATCataataatgatttgaaggacttctttaagtttgcttatactgtataaaatctaaatgcataattaggaaaagcagaaaaggatatagatagataataattacttttcgcaatgatcggtaaaataaaaaagatacacgaaggcgtttaaagtaattccaccctcctgtgatgtcatcagattttgcaaaatcaatgatttatttagatttatgcatgataggaacataaattttgttggagttttttctgatagttattgtaaaaaatcttgttaaaaataaactattttaaaagtctaagttatagataaataatcaatgatacgtttcaaaatattgaatccaagggcaataactctgtttctattgatttctttatcaagtctattatgcgatagatttcctttatttttatgttccccaaacaaagtttgggaacatattgtttttactctgtttcttattaaggtcttccgtctcctgcggaagaccttactattattgttcgcgttcttcttcttcattattattaaggtcttccgtctcctgcggaagaccttactattattgttcgcgttcttcttcttcattattaaggtcttccgtctcctgcggaagaccttactattattgttcgcgttcttcttcttcattattattattattattattattttccttggtagtacacgcgtttttctcagccatttcttgatcgattttcacgaaattttcaggaaagatgtcttttggtgacgagactttgcttgcaaaatttcgtgcttgacgtcacttccggtcaggagttatctctcttttagtgactttttgaagggccttgttgtccacgcatctcctccgttagttttgaagctagagtcttgaaatttctacacaagatagagtaaacattttagaagatttgtgggggattcgattttaccggaggcgatttgcctaaacgctcgcctggacctgaaaaaatggatgccaaaattcttcgccgatttcggcgatttttgacctttgatctccaatatcttttttcttgcaaatattttgttaagacatgtagaacaaaagttgtaagtcaaagaacaaaaaatgttcatctcaacaatccaaatctattcagataaaaatttaggtcatatgttacgtaataagggattttaagggccaaaaccataaaatttttaccccttgtatctcgaaaacgacaaatattttgaaaagcaataaagaacaaaagttgttcagaatgatgatctgaacaatatgcatatttcgtttttaccctatgtggccccgttagggagctacagtttggcccctaaaaattacttctagaaataactcgagaacggtaaagaatttctaaatacttgttgaacaaaaaatgtttgaaatgtcatgacctttcttacgatatcaagcaaaaggggttggccctttaaattaggggcccagaagggtccaaaggtgtaggagaatatctcagaaactgttaatattttgtaataagtcattgaagcggaaatgttcatctaaacgagcttgttcttatcaaatcaaaaagtaggtcatatgttacgtaataagggattttaagggccaaaatcgtaaataattgacgcctcatatcttgaaaacgacaaatattttgaaaagcattattgaacaaaagttgttcagaatgataatctaaacaatatgtacatttcgttttttccctatgtggccccgttagggagctacagtttggcccctaaatatttcttgtagagataactcgagaacggtaaagaatttctaaatacttgttgagcaaaaaatgtttcaaatgacaaggcctttcttacgatatcaagcaaaacgggctggccctttaaattaggggttcagaagggtccaaatgttttggagaatatctcagaaactattaatattttataataagttgtagaagcggaaatgttcatctcaacgagcttgatcttatcaaatcaaaaagtaggtcatatgttacgtaattagagattttaagggccaaaatcgtaaatatttgatgcctcatatctttaaaacgacatattttttgaaaagcattattgaacaaaagttgttcaatgtgtcataacctatcgatcaatatcaaaaaatgggtctgtgggcctcatggctcgcctgtagagtcgatttttgtcgatatcagtcgatttcaaaaacttgtaactggtaaatattttgtaaggacatattgaacaaaagttgttcagtttatcgagatctatcgattgatatcaagaaataggcctatggtcctaatggctcgcctgtagagtcgattttttgtcgatatcggtcgatctcaataactttttacaggtaaatattttgtaaagacatatagaactaaagttgttgagtctatagagggctaacaaatgacatcaagaaataggcccgcgggccttatggctcgcctggagagtcgaatttcaaacgaatttcaccgcaactttgtttcagaagcttatgatatgaaaaattgattatatctaaagtgtcttaaagtcggaaactaaattgggactcatttgtctttttttttttttttttttttaactccgagtgcatcaacaaatcggacggaagacctactcgttgctcgcaacgagatcgtgtctagttattattattattcttttttttttctccttaccgatttttgtgcagaagatttctcggagatggcttgatgaatttgcttcaaattttcaggattgatgcgttgccatttgaagtttgtaccgccgtttcaattttcgaaaaatcacttccggttggaagttatcccccttttatcgattttcagatgaccattttgtccagacaaaaactcaaaaacgataaaagctagagtgctgaaattttcagtgatgttagacgacatgttttagttgtgcacctgggttttaaaaatttccggaagggcctagtatggaagctcggtaggggtcgaaaatggagttttaaaaagtgtccaatttttttccacgttttgaatcataactttttactcgtaaatattttgtttagacatatataacaaaagttgtacagtttattgagatttttcgtgccatatcaagaaatgggcccatgggcctcatggctcgcctgaacaattgaatttctgttacaatgattaacttttttctcacgaaacgtttgataagacatgtagaataaaagttgttcagttttgcaagttctatctaatgatatctaaaaataggcctccgggcgtcatggctcgcctgaacagtcgaatttgtatcgcaattaataacattaataactttttcctcgagaaacttttgacaagacatgtagaacaaaagttgttcagtttcgcaaacgttaactaacgatgttaagaaataggcctgcgggtctcatggctcacctgaacagttgggttattgttgcaatctataacatttttgtcaagaaacttttaataagacatctagaacgaaagttgttcagatttgcaagatctttcgaacaacatgatgaaaaaggccaacgggcctcatagctcgcctgaagagtttgattagtgtcacactcaataacttttttccggagaatcttttgataggacatgtagaacaaaagttgttcagtttcgcaagcgttaactaacgatgttaagaaataggcctgagggtctcatggctcacctgaacagttgggttattgttgcaatctataacatttttgtcaagaaacttttaataagacatctagaacgaaagttgttcagatttgcaagatctttcgaacaacatgatgaaaaaggccaacgggcctcatagctcgcctgaagagtttgattagtgtcacactcaataacttttttccggagaatcttttgataggacatgtagaacaaaagttgttcagtttcgcaagcgttaactaacgatgttaagaaataggcctgagggtctcatggctcacctgaacagttgggttattgttgcaatctataacatttttgtcaaaaaaacttttaataagacatctagaacaaaagttgttcagttttgcaagatctttccaacaacatcatgaaaaaggccaacagACCTCATGGCTCGTCTGAACAGTttgttagtgtcacaattactaaattttttctcgagaatcttttgataagacatgtggaacaaaagttgttcagttttacaagatctttcaaacgatatcaagaaaaaggcccacgggccttatgactcgccttaacagtctgataaatgtcgcataatttatactcgtaaatattttgtttagagatatataacaaaagttgtacagtttattgaggtctttcgtgccgtatccagaaatggaccaatgggcctcatggctcgcctgaaccattggatttctgttacaatgattaactttttcctcacgaaactttgataaaacatgtagaataaaagttgttcagttttgcaagttctatctaatgatataaaaaaaggcCTCCGTGCgttatggctcgcctgaacagtggaatttgtatcacaattaataacattaataacttttttctcgacaaacttttgacaagacatgtagaacaaaagttgttcagtttcgcaagtgttaactaacgatgttaagaaataggcctgcgggtctcatggctcacctgaacagttaggttattgttgcaatctataacattttagtcaagaaacttttaatgagacatcaagaaaaaggcccacgggccttatgactcgccttaacaatctgataaatgtcgcaatcaataacttttttctcaagaaaattttgataggacatgtagagcaaaatttgttcagttgtgcgagatatatctagaatgatattaaaaaaaataagccTCCGGGcaacatgactcgcctgatcagtcgaatttgtatcgcagtaaataacattattaacttttttctcgaaaaaaggctgacctctTTAATTATTGGCCGAGAGGgacagagagtctttaatttataacacttaaatgattaatatttgtaaaacattactgaagctaaattgtacgtttagacaatatatttgtatcattatttatgaacgaaaatctcagtcaaattcttatctcatcacatctaaaattgctcgcaaagagatcgcatctagttattattttttttttccctttcgtctcctagaccgttggatggattttcctgaaactttcacaggttatagacaacgatggtacctcgaggcatttttttcattttttcaaaattcacttccggtcgcaagatatgtccaattttcgtctttttacaagatatcttgtccagcgtttttctcagaaacggtaaaagatagagtcaccaaattttcagagttaatagatctcacttcgtaggcgtgcagtagggggataagaatgtcggccgtcacttccggtcgtcaccggaagtgattaaaggaaacatgaatttcaaacttttttctttcaaattgaaacctatttcggtttactatatctcgttctaattctcaaaaaatgttgaccccaccggaagttgaatcttcaacttccggttatatcaaataaagactattcattctctcatttttcagtgccataaatctcggtcatgaaactagttaatgagttgagttttacatatattatagtcactataaatgtctagagtaacgttaaatatttttgtaaaatttacttccggtcggcaaatacggcttattagctgttttcgttgtccagcgattttctcagaaacggtaaaagatagagtcacgaaattttcagagttaatagatctcactttgtaggcatgcagtagggggttaaaaatgtttgccgtcacttccggtcgtcaccggaagtgattgatgaataataaatttcaaacttttttctttaaaattgaaacctatatcggtttactaggtcttgttgtaattttaaaaaaatgttgaccccaccggaagttgaaactccaacttccggttatatagaaaaaagactattcattctctcatttttcaatgccataaatctcggttataaaacaagttaatgatttgaattttacgtatgttatagacactatgattgtctagagtatatttaaatatttttgtaaaatttacttccggtcgtgagatatggggtggacatattcaaaccttgttttttaagtttctcaataatgaatatagatagacgttTGAAACTTGtggagttgatcaactaacattagtccattgtacacatgcattcaattttttcatccgtcacttccggtctctaccggaagtatttgaaaaaatgtcgattttccaatttcttcgagtgatttctcagagatggctggatagattttcttgaaattttcaggaataatgtcttatgaaatgaccttgctataggtatttttgtttttacaaaattcacttccggtcggaaaatagggccgattttctgtttctcaaaaggaattttgtccagcacttttcttggaaaaggtaaaatataggttcatcatatattcaggaatgatcaatctccgtttgtaagcgtgcagtagggggttgaacatgtcgagcGTCACTTCCTGtagtcaccggaagtgatggaaagaatcgcaaatttcaaactttttcttttaaattgaaacctatactagtttatcaactctctttcaaagtgtcaaaataatattgagtctgtcggtagtcaaaaggactacttccggtttcttgataaaatatctttttacttttcgtctctttgtccccataaatctcgcttatatttgaagtctttcatatgattttcacatgtcataataaaagtatcaacttctagagttttgataattttgtttttcaaaattgacttccggtcggtagtaacctgctactttttctttctttagtctacttcttttgttgagaactctttcagatagagacgtgaaattttcagggaatatagacaataAAGAGTcgatgtcatttataggaaaacgcatctgaagttacgagaaaggagtaaaaaattcgataatacatttctcattcattgttaaggcacattttccgatacatttaaatggttttcgtaggaatagaaagctctttaccggaagtggtctaacggaagacctactcattactagtaatgagtatctagttattattaaggtcttccgtttccaacggaagaccttctagtgattctactgtttattaaggtcttccgtttccaacggaagaccttctagtgattctactgtttattaaggtcttccgtctcctgtggaagaccttactattattgttcgcgttcttcttcttcattattattattattattattattattattattattattattattttccttggtagtacacgcgtttttctcagccatttctcgatcgattttcacgaaattttcaggaaagatgtcttttggtgacgagactttgcttgcaaaatttcgtgcttgacgtcacttccggtcaggagttatctctcttttagtgactttttgaagggccttgttgtccacacatctcctccgttagttttgaagctagagtcttgaaatttctaca belongs to Ostrea edulis chromosome 7, xbOstEdul1.1, whole genome shotgun sequence and includes:
- the LOC125654294 gene encoding haloacid dehalogenase-like hydrolase domain-containing 5 isoform X2 encodes the protein MLSVRVLGDDSESGSDFSLTDCLEDELKSTQPDFGILFDVDGVLARGSNPLDPAVKALKLLQDEEGNLKVPVAFVTNACNRSEDKAKQIGKWFNMQVSPDAVIHAPTPARLLTEFHNKHVLVIGQEHRRDIALDIGFKNVCTLEDIQRAYPFLDMVDHDNRKRVASGTYKDDSSFPRVEAILMIGEPKLWESNLQLLIDLLLTEGKPTRAPSSIMTVKQLPIIACNMDLVFMDRACMPRFGHGSFLLCLESLYKKITGRELEYTALIGKPCEITYRYAEHCLADVAKKIGIQNPIRKLYFIGDNPSVDIVGANLYHRFLRRQSESIDNEENYYLPRCRSIPNNSALYQQTVQAMESLLVGTGVYKPEEEDSSDDDVDIYHGHRDIENEPELAKPSKFVKDVYHGIQYILEKENFSMKT
- the LOC125654294 gene encoding haloacid dehalogenase-like hydrolase domain-containing 5 isoform X1, producing MISRIRHESGYSTDDSESGSDFSLTDCLEDELKSTQPDFGILFDVDGVLARGSNPLDPAVKALKLLQDEEGNLKVPVAFVTNACNRSEDKAKQIGKWFNMQVSPDAVIHAPTPARLLTEFHNKHVLVIGQEHRRDIALDIGFKNVCTLEDIQRAYPFLDMVDHDNRKRVASGTYKDDSSFPRVEAILMIGEPKLWESNLQLLIDLLLTEGKPTRAPSSIMTVKQLPIIACNMDLVFMDRACMPRFGHGSFLLCLESLYKKITGRELEYTALIGKPCEITYRYAEHCLADVAKKIGIQNPIRKLYFIGDNPSVDIVGANLYHRFLRRQSESIDNEENYYLPRCRSIPNNSALYQQTVQAMESLLVGTGVYKPEEEDSSDDDVDIYHGHRDIENEPELAKPSKFVKDVYHGIQYILEKENFSMKT